In the Sandaracinus amylolyticus genome, ATCACGCGCGTCTCGATGAGGACCGAGTCGCACATCAGCATCACGCGGACGACGGTGCGCGAGGGCGAGATCTCGCGCCACGCCGGAACGCGATTCGAGGGCGGGCGCGCGTACGCGGTCGCGACCGGGCTCGGCCTGCCGCGCAGCTGGCCGATGGCGACGAGCGCGATCCTCGTCGGCTTCGAGCGCGGGCTCGAGGAGACGCGCACCAAGCAGGGACCGCCGCCCGCAGGGCTCACCGGCGCGGGGCGCGCGCTGCACTGCGCGGAGCGCGCGCGCGCGTCGCTCGCGGATCTCTGCGAGCAGCTCGTCGAGCGCTCGCTGCCCGATGCGTCGTTCGTCGCGCTGCTCGTCGAGCACGGTGATCTGCACGTCGTGAGCGCGGGCCCGACGCGCGCGTACCTGCATCGACGCGGCAAGCCGCAGCGCCTCACGCCGCGGGAAGAGCCGGCGGGCGGCGTGCTGCGCTCCGCGGTCAGCCACTGCCACGTCGTGCTCGAGCCGGGCGATCTCTTGATGATGGGATCGGTCAGCGCGTTCTCGATGCGCGCGATCTCGCAGGTCGTCTCGGTGCTGCAGGCCGATCCGCGCACCGCGCCCGCGGTGATCGCGAGCGTGCTGACGGATCCCGCCGGGCAGGCGGGCGTCGGCGCGGGCGCGGTCGTGATGCGCGTGGAGTGATCACGCGCGCCGACGACGGCGCGCGATCACGAAGAGCGCGATCAGCACGAGCACGCCGGGCGATCCCGCGCCGCCGAGCGCGACGCTGCATCCGCCCGAGCTGCTCGGACGAGGGCGACACACGGTCACGTCGCCCTCGCGCACGCAGTCGTGGCCGAGCGGGCACGATCTCGCGCCACCGCACGTGGCGGTGCACGCGCCGTCGATGCACGTGCCCTGCGCGCACGCGACGCTCCCGTCGCACGCCTCGCCGAGCACCGGCGCGCTCGGGATGCAGCGCATCTCGCCGTCGGCGTCGGCGCAGGTGCCGCCGGGACACGACACGGCATCGGTGCAGCGACGCGCGCAGAAGCGCTCGCCGGTCTCGCGCGCGAGGCAGCGCGCGTCGTTGCAGTCCACGTCGTCGCGACAGGTGCCGAAGGGCCCGCCGCGCTCACCGCGCGCGCAGAAGCCGTCGACGCAGCGCATGCCGCGCCCGCAGTCTCCGTCGCCTGCGCAGATCGCGGTGCACTGCACCGCACCGTCGACCTCGCCGCACCCGAACGTCGAGCACTCGCTCGCGAGCTCGCACACCTCACCGCGCCCACGACCGCCGGGACGCGCGCTCGGCGCCACGCACACGCCGCAGCTGCCCGCGTCGGCGCTGCACACCTCGACGGCGGGGCACGTGACCGAGTCGCCGCGGCACGGCGTCGCGCACACGCCGCCTTCGCAGCGCAGCGACACGCACTCGGTGTCGGCGCTGCACGCATCGCCCTCCGAGCCCGAGCCCGACGTTCCCGGCGCGCACAGGCCCTCGCAGCCCGTGCTCGTCGCGCAGTAGAAGCCCTCGACCGCGACGGGATCGCCACCGAAGGGCGGCACGATCTCGCCGCAGCTCGTCGCGGGCGCGAGCGGATCGCAAGGGCGCGAGCAGCGACGCGCCCCCCCGATCTCGGCGCACAGCGCGCTCGGCGGCGCGCCGTCGCGCAGCGCCTCGGGGAGCGGACCGAACGCGCACTGATCGTCGCGCTCGCACGCCTCGCCGAGCGCGAGACATCCCTCGTCGATCTCGCCGTCGCAGTCGTCGTCGAGCGAGTTGCAGAGCTCGTCGCCCGACGCGACGCACGCGCCGCTGCGCACGATCGCGGCGTCGATCACGTCGATGTGCGTGTCGATGCGGTTCCACGCATCGAGCATCGCGGGGCAGTCGCCCTGGTTCGCCGCGAGCCCGTACGACGCGACACCGACGATCTGGCGGGGCCGCGTCCCGTCGCCCTCGAGGATGATCGGTCCGCCCGAGTCGCCCTGGCAGATCGTGTTGCGCGCCTCGAGCACCGTCGTCGTGACGTTCTCGATCGTCGTGGTCGTGCGGTACTTGATGCCGACCTCGCGCTCGCGCGTCGTGCCGAACCCGATCGCCGTGACGGTGCTGCCGACGAGATCGGTCGGCGGCTCCCGCCGCACCGCGATCGGCTCCACGCCCTCGACCGGCTCGCGGAGGATCAGCAGCGCGATGTCGGTGCCGTCGCTGATGAAGAAGGGACCGGGCGTCGTCACCACCTGCTGCACGCGATGGTTCGTGGTCGCGCCCGAGCGATTGCCGACGCCGACCGCGAAGAACGCCGCAGGCGCGGGGCTCGTCGCGGTCTGCTGCTGCACGCAGTGCTTCGCGGTCAGCACCACGCGATCGGTGATCAGCGTGCCGGTGCACGCACCGATCACGGCTTGGATGAGCACCACCGCGGGCTCGCCGGTCTCGCGCTCGCCGTCGACGATCGGCGCGCCGAGACCCCTCGAGAGCGGAGTCGACTCACACCCCGAGATCGACGCGACGAGCAGCAAGAAGAGAAAGCCCGGACGGTTCATGCGAAGCCTCCGGGCGTCGGACGCTACTGGAGCGATCCCGCGCTGAATACCCATTCACGCGCGGCGCGCGTGCGCGAGGTCACGTGATCAGAACGTGCACGTCCCGGTGGTCGTGGAGCAGCGCAGGCTCGGGTCGATCTGCGCGCAGAACTCGTCGCCGCCAATCAGCGTGCAGCGCGGCGCGCAGAGCCCGATCGTGTCGGCCCAGCACACGTTGATGCCGCCGCAGTCCGCATTGCTCGTGCACCGGCACGCGAACTCGTCGGACAAGCCGTTGCCGTTGTCGTCCGAGCCGTTGCAGCACTCGCCGACGTCGGGCACCGGCGAGCAGTCGCCGTCGGCGCAGTCGGACGTTCCGTCGCAGTCGTCGTCGCGACCGTTGGTGCACATCGCGACCGAGCCCTCGACCGGCACGCACATCGAGCCGGCGTCGCGGGGCCCGGCGTCGCGCGGAGGCGGCGGGATCCCCGCGTCGCGCGCGGCGCACAGCGGCGAGGCGACGCACTCGCGATCGAGGCAGTCGACGAGCCCGTCGCAGTCCTCGTCGGCACCGCCCCCGCAGCGCTCGGGTCCGGTGGGCACGCAGCACATCGGCGTCCCGGCGCACAGCGGATCGTCGCAGTCGATGCGCCCGTTGCAGTCCTCGTCGATGCCGTTGCCGCACTGCTCGGGGCCCTGGAACACGCAGCACGCGGGATCGCTCGAGCACGCGAAGTCCGCGCAGTCCGGCGCGCCGTTGCAGTCGTCGTCGACGCCGTTGGCGCACTGCTCGGCGCCGGTGGGCACGCAGCACGAGGGATCGATCTGGCAGTCGGGATCGGCGCAGTCGGTGCGACCGTCGCAGTCCTCGTCGAAGCGATTCGTGCACTGGTCCTCGAACCCGGTGCACGCGCCGCAACCGGGCTCGAATTCGCAGTCGGGATCGTCGCAGTCCTTCAGCGCGTCGCAGTCCTCGTCGAACCCGCTGTTGCAGATCTCGAAGGGCAGGCACACGAGGCAGAGGGGCTGTCCCGCGCAGTCGGGATCGTCGCAGTCGAACGATCCGTCGCAGTCGTCGTCGCGCCCGTTGCGGCACGCCTCCGCCACGCAGCCGGGCTGACACGAGGGATCGCGCGCACACTGCGGATCGTCGCAGTCGACGAGGTGATCGCAGTCCTCGTCGACGCCGGTCCCGCAGATCTCGAGCGGCAGACAGAACGCGCAGATCGGCTGTCCCGCGCACTCGCCGTCGTCGCAGTCGGCGTCGCCGTCGCAGTCGTCGTCGCGCCCGTTGCGGCAGGTCTCGGTGGGCGCGCAGGTCAGGCACGCCGGGCTCCGCGCGCAGTCGGAGTCGTCGCAGTCGACCTGCATGTCGCAGTCGTCGTCCGCGCCGTTCGTGCAGGCCTCGCGCGTGCAGCTCACGCACGTGGGCGCAGCGCGGCAGTCGGAGTCCGAGCAGTCCGCGCGACCGTCGCAGTCGTCGTCACCACCGTTCGTGCAGACCTCGGTCACGCACACGCGACACGAGGGATCGAGCGCGCAGTCGGAGTCGTCGCAGTCGACGCGCAGGTCGCAGTCCTGATCGGCGCCGTCCGCGCAGATCTCGGGGCGCGGGATGCAGCTCGAGCACACCGGGTCGCGCGCACAGTCGGAGTCGGCGCAGTCGGTGCGACCGTCGCAGTCGTCGTCGACTCCGCCGGTGCAGCGCTCGGGGCGCGGCGTGCAGACCGCGCAGATCGGATCCGCGAAGCAGTCGGGATCCTCGCAGTCGAAGCGGTTGTCGCAGTCCTCGTCGGCGCCGCCGCGGCAGAGCTCGGGGAAGCACATGCGGCACGCGGGATCGCGACCGCACGAGATCGAGTCGCTGCAGTCGGCGAGACCGTCGCAGTCGTCGTCGACCGCGTTGTTGCAGACCTCGGCGCGCGGGCGGCAGCAGCTCGGGCTCGTGGTGCAGTCGGGATCGTCGCAGTCGACGCGTCCATCGCAGTCGTCGTCGGTCGCGCCGGTGCACTGCTCGGGGCGCGGCGTGCAGCAGAGCGGCGAGCGCGCGCAGTCCGTGTCGGCGCAGTCCAGGCGATTGTCGCAGTCGTCGTCGTTCCCGTCGTCGCAGAAGACCTCGCGCGGGGTGCACATGCGGCACGCGGGATCGGCGGTGCAGTCGCTGTCGTCGCAGTCGACGCGACCGTCGCAGTCCTCGTCGTCGCCGTCGGCGCACGCGGTCTCGCGCGCGGCGCACGCGCAGTCGGGGCTGCGCGCGCAGTCGGGATCGTCGCAGTCGATGCGCATGTCGCAGTCCTCGTCGAGCCCGTCGTCGCAGCGCGCCTCGCGGCGCGTGCACATGCGGCACTCGGGGCGACCCGCGCACTCGGGATCGAGGCAGTCGATGCGGCCGTCACAGTCGTCGTCGACCATGTCGCGACACGCGACCTCGCGCGGTCCGCGCGGCACGCAGGTGAGGCACTCCGCGGTCATCGCGCAGGTGGGATCGTCGCAGTCGACCGCGCCGTTGCAGTCGTTGTCGACGCGATCACGGCAGAGCTCGGGCACGCCCGGGCGCACGCGCGGATTGCGATCGTCGCAGTCGGCGCCGCCGCAGCTCACGGCGGGCACACCGTCGCCGTCGTCGTCCCGCAGCGTGGTCGTGCAGGCGTTCACCGCCTCGTCGCAGCGATCGCTCGTGCACGCGTTGCCGTCGTCGCAGCGGGGCGCGGGGCTGCGCACGCATCCCATCGGGCTGCAGCGCTCGGCGCCGTTGCAGAAGAGCGTGTCGTCGCAGAGCGTGTCGCGCGCGGTGGTGGTGCAGCGATCGAGCGTCTCGCTGCACTCGTCGAGCGTGCAGTCGACTCCGTCGTCGCACGCGACGCGCGGGCCGGGGGCACAGCGACCGGCGACGCACTGCTCGGCGCCGTTGCAGAACGAGCCGTCCTGGCACTCCATCGCGGTCGTGCAGCGGCGCACCACGCAGCCGTCGATCGGCGTGCAGATCTCGCCCGTCGCGCAGCGCGACGAGTCGGGGATCGACTCGCAGCTGCGCGTCGCCTCGACGCAGCGATCGCTGGTGCAGGCGACCGTGTCGTCGCAGACCGGCGCTGCGCCGCGCACGCACACGCCGCTGCGGCAGCGCTCCTGCCCGTTGCAGAAGAGATCGTCGTCGCAGTCCTCGTCGAAGTTGCAGGCGCCACCGTCGCCGCCGTCGCGCCCGGCATCGCCCGCGTCGTCGATCACGATGCCGCCGTCGCCGGCATCGCCCGCATCGTCGCCGCCATCGCCGGCGTCGATCGCCGCGTCCATGCCGCCGTCGTCCGGGTCGATCCCGCGGCCGGCATCGCGGAACAGATCGAGCTCGCTCCGCCCACATCCCGCGACGACGAGCAGTGACGCGATCGACGCGACGAAGTGAAGACGAGCACTGCGAACGGACATCTGCGACCTCCCTGGACCCGGGACGATTCTACCGGGGACGCCCGCCGGACCGTGAGCGTCGTCTGCGCGCACCGACGCTCGGTCCGCGGAGTGGCCGGGTCCCCGGAGTTCCGTCGCGCTTCGATAAGCGCTTCGCGAAGCGGGCCGCCGTTTTCTTCTCCATCGTCGTTCGACGATCCGACCATTCGCTCCGAGATGACGCGCCGTCTGTTCGCCTCGGTCCTCGCGCTCCTGCTCCTGGCCGGCTGGGTCACCGACGACGTGCCGTTGCCGCGTGATCTCGAGGCGGAAGGCATCGACGAGGACTGCGGCACCGTGCTCTCGCCACCGAGCGGCGCGCGTCGTGCGGCGGCGATCGCGGGGCGCGGGCGCGCGATCGGCGCGCTCGATCGCGCGGCGTGCGAGACGGCGCTGCGCGGCGCGGGCGTCGCGTTCGAGGCGGTCTCCGCGAGCGAGGCGAGCGGCGTCGAGCAGGCGATCCGCCTCGCGGGGCCGCTCGACGGAGTGCGCATCACGCCGGACGAGGGCGTGCACTCGGTGATCGACTGTCGTCTCGCGGTCGCGCTGCTCGCGTGGGCGCCCGACCTGCGCGCACAGGGGGTCGCGCGGGTCGAGCACGTCTCGATCTATCGACCAGGGGCGCGCGTCGCGGGGAGCCGCCGGGTGTCGGGCCACGCGCACGCGCTCGCGATCGACGCGCTCGCGTTCGTGCTCGACGACGGGCGGCGTCTGCCGGTGCTCGACGCGTGGCTCGATCGCGCGCGAGGCGTCGATCCGTGCACGACCCACGAGGGCGACGACGACGGCACGGCGCGCATGAGGGCCGCGGTGTGCGCGGCGGTGCAGCACGATCTGTTTCAGGTGGTGCTCACCCCGCACCACGACGACGCGCACGCGAATCACGTGCACCTCGAAGTACGACCCGGCGTCGACTGGAGCTTCGTGCATTGAGGGGGTCCGGGTCCCGGGTCCGGAAAGCGACCCGGCCCCCGCCCCCGACCCGGAATAATCCGCCTCCATCCGCGTTCCCGCGCGCGCTCGGCTCGGGAATTGACACGTCAAGGCCAACGGCTATCGTCCGCGCCCGCCGGAGCCCCCGGTTTCCCGAAGAGAACCCTGCGAGCCCCAGCCCACACCTCCGGAGAGGCGGCAGAGCATGGACGTGATGATCGAGGCCCGGAACCTGACGAAGCGCTACGGGCCGCAGCGCGCGCTCGACAACGCGAGCTTCGAAGTGCGCAAGGGAGAGGTCCTCGGCTTCCTCGGCCCCAACGGCGCCGGGAAGTCGACGACGATGAAGATCCTGACGTGCTTCATCGCGCCGACCGAAGGCACGGCGAAGGTGAACGGGCACGACATCTGGGAGGACCCGCTCGGCGTGCGCGCGTCGATCGGATATCTCCCCGAGAGCACGCCCCTCTACACCGAGATGCTCGTGCTCGAGTACCTCGAGTTCATGGCGCAGATGCGCGGGCTCAAGGGCGACGCCGCCCGCAAGCGCATCAAGAAGGCCGTCGAGCAGACGCACCTCGGCGACGTGATCGCCAAGGAGATCCGCCAGCTCTCGAAGGGCTACCGCCAGCGCGTCGGCATCGCGCAGTCGCTCGTGCACGAGCCGCCGATCCTGATCCTCGACGAGCCGATGTCGGGCCTCGACCCGAACCAGGCGATCGAGATCCGCGATCTCATCCGCGACATCGGCAAGGAGCGCACGGTCATCCTCAGCACGCACAACCTCGCGGAGGTCCAGGTGACCTGCCAGCGCGTGCTGATCATCGCGAAGGGCAAGATCGTCGCGGACGACACGCCCGCCGCGCTGACGAGCCGCGGCCGCAACCGCTACGTCGTGCACGTGGACAAGGCGAGCGCGAGCGAAGCGAAGGGCTATCGCGACGGCGGCGACGTCCTCGGCGCGTTCCGCTCGCTGCCCGGCGTCGAGACCGTGCGCGAGGTGAAGACCGACGACACGAAGGCCACCGCGCTCGAGATCGTCTCGCGCACCTCCGAGGATCTGCGCGCCGAGCTCTTCCGCGCCGCCGTCGAGAAGGGCCTCGTGCTCCTCGAGCTGCGCACGCGCGGCGAGAACCTCGAGCAGGTCTTCCGCGACCTCACGCTCGGCGAGGACACCGCGATCGCGGCAGCCGAGGAAGACGAAGACGACGAGGACGAGGACGAGGACGAAGAGCCCTCGGACCGCACCGAGTCGAAGGAGAACGCGTGATGCAGAACACGCTCACGATCGCGGGGCGTCAGTTCCGCGCGTACTTCAACGGGCCGGTCGCGTACATCGTGATCGCGCTCTCGCTGCTGATCGTCGGCTTCCTCTTCTGGGAGCCGTTCTTCCTGATGAACCGCGCCTCGGTCCGCGAGATGTTCCGGTTCATGAGCTGGATGCTCATCGTCGGTGCGCCCGCGATCACGATGGGCCTCATCGCCGACGAGCGCCGCAGCGGCACGCTCGAGCTGCTCATCACGATGCCGGTGCGCGAGTCCGAGGTGATCCTCGGCAAGTTCCTCGGCGCGGTCGGGCTGCTCGCGGTGCTCCTGCTCTGCTCGCTGCCCTATCCGATCAGCGTCGCGCAGCTCGGCTCGCTCGACTGGGGCCAGGTCGCGACCGGCTATCTCGGGCTCTTCCTGCAGGGCTGCGCGATGATCGCGCTCGGCATCGCGGCATCGAGCTTCACCGAGAACCAGCTCGTCGCGTTCTTCGTCTCGACGTTCGTCTTCCTCTTCATGACCGTGCTCGGGTTCTACCTGCCGCTCTGGTCGGGAAGCTTCGCGTCGTTCCTCGAGTGGATCACGTTCGACTTCCACCGCGAGAGCATGGGCCGCGGCGTGATCGACACGCGCGACGTCGTCTACTTCGTCTCCTTCGCGACCATCTTCCTGATGCTCGCGTTCCGGGCGCTCGAGAGCCGCCGCTGGAGCTGAGCCATGGCCAACGAGAACGAGACCAAGAAGGCTCCCGAAGCCGCGAAGAAGAGCGAGCGGACCCCCGCGCGTAGCCAGGCGAGCCGCCAGCGCGCCGAGTCGCTCGGCTTCCTCGCGATCGTCGCGGGCATCCTGATCGCGCTGAACCTCCTGGGGTTCCTCTCCTTCTTCGCGCGCGTCGACGCGACGCGCGATCGTGTGTTCACGCTGTCCGAGGGATCGCGCCGCGTCGCGCGCGAGCTCGACGACACGCTGACGATCACCGCGTACTTCACGCCGGATCTGCCGCCGCCGTTCAACGCGCAGGAGCGCTACGTCCGCGACATCCTCGCGGAGTACGAGGCGGCGTCGAACGGGCACGTGCAGGTGCGCGTGGTGCACCCCGACGACGAAGAGGAGCGCGAGGAGGCGGAGCGCGCGGGCGTGCGCCTCATGCAGCACCAGCGCCTCGAGTCGGATCGCGTCGCGGTGATGGAGGGCTACCGCGGCCTGGTGTTCGAGTACGTCGGTGACCGCCACGTCATCGCGTCGCTCCCGCAGGACACCTCGGGCCTCGAGTACGCCATCACGATGGCGATCAAGCAGCTGACCGGCGAGGACATCGCGATCGGCGTGCTCTCGGGCCACGAGAGCCCGACGCCGACGAAGGGCCTCTCGACGCTGCAGCGGATGCTCCCGACGTACACGATCCGCGAGGTCGACGCGTCGCAGGAGATCGACCGCAACATCAAGGCGCTGCTGATTGTCGATCCGCAGAGCGAGCTCAGCGACGTCGAGCTCCGCCGCATCGATCAGTTCGTGATGCGCGGCGGCAGCCTCGGCATCTTCGGCGGCTCGATGAAGGTCGCGACCGACGCGGGCCCCGACATCCAGGCGCAGCCGACGAACAGCGGCGTGAACCGCCTGCTCGAGGCGTACGGCGTGCGCATGCAGGAGAACATCATCGCCGACGCGCGCTGCGGCACGGTCCCGCTGCGCACGCCGCTCGGCTTCGCGATCCCGGTGCCGTACCCGCCCGCGCCCACGGTGCCGATCACCGAGGAGCAGGCGAGCCATCCGGTGCTCTTCCGCCTCGAGCAGGCGCAGCTCTTCTTCACCTCGGGCATCGAGACCCTCGATCGCTTCCGCGAGATGGAGGGCACGTCGCTGCTGCGCTCGAGCGAGGAGTCGTGGTCGCTCTCGGGCGACGACGTGAACCTCCGCATCCGCCAGCCCCGCGAGTGGGAGGTCGCCGGCTTCGACGGGCCGCACACGCTCGCGGTCGCGGTGACGGGCACGCTCCCGAGCGCCTTCGCGGGCAGCGCGGGTGAGGGCGACGCGGCGTCGATCGAGACGCCGGAGCGCAGCGAGAGCGAGGTGCGTCTCTTCGTGATCGGCACCTCGACCATCCTCCGCGACGAGTTCCTGCCGCCGGCGGAGCGCGTCGAGGAGGCGCAGCTCGCGGGCGCGATGGCGCTCCCGCTGAACGCCATCGACTGGCTCGCGCAGGACAGCGATCTGATCGCGGTGCGCGCGAAGTCGATCGAGGAGCCCGCGCTCGACGTTCCGCGCGGCGTGACCGAGGCGACCGAGGACGCGATGACGGCGTTCGAGGGTCAGGACGAAGCGGGCGCGCAGGACGCGCTCGAGCGTCGGCAGGCGGCGGTGCGCGCCTGGGATCAGCGCAAGAACCTCTTCAAGTGGGGCAACACGTTCGCGATCCCGCTCGCGGTCGCGGCGTTCGGTCTGATCCGCTGGCAGATGCGCCAGCGCAAGAAGGCCACCCTGAAGCTCTGAGGGCACGATGGACTGGCACAAGAACAGGCTGCCCATCGCGGGCCTTCTGCTGATCGCAGTCGGCGGTCTCGCGATCTGGGCGTGGGGCGTGCGCACCGGGGACACGCCGGTGCGCGAGACGCAGCAGGCGCGCGGGTTCCCCGATCTCTCGCGCGATCAGATCTCGGTGATCGAGATCACGCGGCCCGAGGCGGAGGGTCAGACGATCCGCCTCGAGCGTCGCGAGGACCAGTGGTTCGTCACGCAGCCGATCGAGGTCGTCGCGGATCAGAGCGCGGTCTCGACGGCGCTCGACAAGCTCGACGAGCTGGCGGTCGCGGGCGTCGCGGCGTCGAACCCCGAGTTCCACGAGCGCCTCGAGGTCGACCCCGGGCACGGCGTGCGCGTGGTCGCGCGCGGCGCGGACGGGAACGCGCTCGCGGACCTCTGGATCGGCGCGTACCGTTCGGGCAACACGATGGTGCGGCTCGAGGGCGAGGAGCGCGTCGTCTCGGTGCGCGGCTCGATCAAGTTCGCGTTCAACAAGGAGCTGCGCGACTGGCGTGACCGCGCGATCCTGAACGTCGAAGCCGACGACGTGACCGAGGCTGCGTGGCGCGGCCCCAACGGTACGTTCCGCTTCACGCG is a window encoding:
- a CDS encoding S1 family peptidase, whose product is MNRPGFLFLLLVASISGCESTPLSRGLGAPIVDGERETGEPAVVLIQAVIGACTGTLITDRVVLTAKHCVQQQTATSPAPAAFFAVGVGNRSGATTNHRVQQVVTTPGPFFISDGTDIALLILREPVEGVEPIAVRREPPTDLVGSTVTAIGFGTTREREVGIKYRTTTTIENVTTTVLEARNTICQGDSGGPIILEGDGTRPRQIVGVASYGLAANQGDCPAMLDAWNRIDTHIDVIDAAIVRSGACVASGDELCNSLDDDCDGEIDEGCLALGEACERDDQCAFGPLPEALRDGAPPSALCAEIGGARRCSRPCDPLAPATSCGEIVPPFGGDPVAVEGFYCATSTGCEGLCAPGTSGSGSEGDACSADTECVSLRCEGGVCATPCRGDSVTCPAVEVCSADAGSCGVCVAPSARPGGRGRGEVCELASECSTFGCGEVDGAVQCTAICAGDGDCGRGMRCVDGFCARGERGGPFGTCRDDVDCNDARCLARETGERFCARRCTDAVSCPGGTCADADGEMRCIPSAPVLGEACDGSVACAQGTCIDGACTATCGGARSCPLGHDCVREGDVTVCRPRPSSSGGCSVALGGAGSPGVLVLIALFVIARRRRRA
- a CDS encoding MopE-related protein produces the protein MSVRSARLHFVASIASLLVVAGCGRSELDLFRDAGRGIDPDDGGMDAAIDAGDGGDDAGDAGDGGIVIDDAGDAGRDGGDGGACNFDEDCDDDLFCNGQERCRSGVCVRGAAPVCDDTVACTSDRCVEATRSCESIPDSSRCATGEICTPIDGCVVRRCTTAMECQDGSFCNGAEQCVAGRCAPGPRVACDDGVDCTLDECSETLDRCTTTARDTLCDDTLFCNGAERCSPMGCVRSPAPRCDDGNACTSDRCDEAVNACTTTLRDDDGDGVPAVSCGGADCDDRNPRVRPGVPELCRDRVDNDCNGAVDCDDPTCAMTAECLTCVPRGPREVACRDMVDDDCDGRIDCLDPECAGRPECRMCTRREARCDDGLDEDCDMRIDCDDPDCARSPDCACAARETACADGDDEDCDGRVDCDDSDCTADPACRMCTPREVFCDDGNDDDCDNRLDCADTDCARSPLCCTPRPEQCTGATDDDCDGRVDCDDPDCTTSPSCCRPRAEVCNNAVDDDCDGLADCSDSISCGRDPACRMCFPELCRGGADEDCDNRFDCEDPDCFADPICAVCTPRPERCTGGVDDDCDGRTDCADSDCARDPVCSSCIPRPEICADGADQDCDLRVDCDDSDCALDPSCRVCVTEVCTNGGDDDCDGRADCSDSDCRAAPTCVSCTREACTNGADDDCDMQVDCDDSDCARSPACLTCAPTETCRNGRDDDCDGDADCDDGECAGQPICAFCLPLEICGTGVDEDCDHLVDCDDPQCARDPSCQPGCVAEACRNGRDDDCDGSFDCDDPDCAGQPLCLVCLPFEICNSGFDEDCDALKDCDDPDCEFEPGCGACTGFEDQCTNRFDEDCDGRTDCADPDCQIDPSCCVPTGAEQCANGVDDDCNGAPDCADFACSSDPACCVFQGPEQCGNGIDEDCNGRIDCDDPLCAGTPMCCVPTGPERCGGGADEDCDGLVDCLDRECVASPLCAARDAGIPPPPRDAGPRDAGSMCVPVEGSVAMCTNGRDDDCDGTSDCADGDCSPVPDVGECCNGSDDNGNGLSDEFACRCTSNADCGGINVCWADTIGLCAPRCTLIGGDEFCAQIDPSLRCSTTTGTCTF
- a CDS encoding extensin family protein, which encodes MTRRLFASVLALLLLAGWVTDDVPLPRDLEAEGIDEDCGTVLSPPSGARRAAAIAGRGRAIGALDRAACETALRGAGVAFEAVSASEASGVEQAIRLAGPLDGVRITPDEGVHSVIDCRLAVALLAWAPDLRAQGVARVEHVSIYRPGARVAGSRRVSGHAHALAIDALAFVLDDGRRLPVLDAWLDRARGVDPCTTHEGDDDGTARMRAAVCAAVQHDLFQVVLTPHHDDAHANHVHLEVRPGVDWSFVH
- a CDS encoding ATP-binding cassette domain-containing protein, with the translated sequence MDVMIEARNLTKRYGPQRALDNASFEVRKGEVLGFLGPNGAGKSTTMKILTCFIAPTEGTAKVNGHDIWEDPLGVRASIGYLPESTPLYTEMLVLEYLEFMAQMRGLKGDAARKRIKKAVEQTHLGDVIAKEIRQLSKGYRQRVGIAQSLVHEPPILILDEPMSGLDPNQAIEIRDLIRDIGKERTVILSTHNLAEVQVTCQRVLIIAKGKIVADDTPAALTSRGRNRYVVHVDKASASEAKGYRDGGDVLGAFRSLPGVETVREVKTDDTKATALEIVSRTSEDLRAELFRAAVEKGLVLLELRTRGENLEQVFRDLTLGEDTAIAAAEEDEDDEDEDEDEEPSDRTESKENA
- a CDS encoding ABC transporter permease yields the protein MQNTLTIAGRQFRAYFNGPVAYIVIALSLLIVGFLFWEPFFLMNRASVREMFRFMSWMLIVGAPAITMGLIADERRSGTLELLITMPVRESEVILGKFLGAVGLLAVLLLCSLPYPISVAQLGSLDWGQVATGYLGLFLQGCAMIALGIAASSFTENQLVAFFVSTFVFLFMTVLGFYLPLWSGSFASFLEWITFDFHRESMGRGVIDTRDVVYFVSFATIFLMLAFRALESRRWS
- a CDS encoding GldG family protein; this translates as MANENETKKAPEAAKKSERTPARSQASRQRAESLGFLAIVAGILIALNLLGFLSFFARVDATRDRVFTLSEGSRRVARELDDTLTITAYFTPDLPPPFNAQERYVRDILAEYEAASNGHVQVRVVHPDDEEEREEAERAGVRLMQHQRLESDRVAVMEGYRGLVFEYVGDRHVIASLPQDTSGLEYAITMAIKQLTGEDIAIGVLSGHESPTPTKGLSTLQRMLPTYTIREVDASQEIDRNIKALLIVDPQSELSDVELRRIDQFVMRGGSLGIFGGSMKVATDAGPDIQAQPTNSGVNRLLEAYGVRMQENIIADARCGTVPLRTPLGFAIPVPYPPAPTVPITEEQASHPVLFRLEQAQLFFTSGIETLDRFREMEGTSLLRSSEESWSLSGDDVNLRIRQPREWEVAGFDGPHTLAVAVTGTLPSAFAGSAGEGDAASIETPERSESEVRLFVIGTSTILRDEFLPPAERVEEAQLAGAMALPLNAIDWLAQDSDLIAVRAKSIEEPALDVPRGVTEATEDAMTAFEGQDEAGAQDALERRQAAVRAWDQRKNLFKWGNTFAIPLAVAAFGLIRWQMRQRKKATLKL